CCCGCATGCCTACTTACTGTTACTTAAAATGACAGTGTTCATTGGTTTGCGCTCTTAGTCCATTTTCAAAATGTTCTGAGATTGACTTACTATGCAATACAATGGAATAACGGATGATTTAGTTTGCGTGATAAACGATTAAAGAAGCATGTTTCTAAAATCTCTAAACTTACAAAACATCTCAAAACAAAAGGAACAACCAATACAGAGGAAACCACACATCTTGCAAATCTCTTTTACAACCTTATTAAGAGAGTTTTAAACTGATAAAAACGAGGATCACAACGATGAGTCTTCTACAGGAATGGAGGCAATATCACCCATCTTCTTGGATACTTTGGCTTCCCATCTCTCCCATCAAATATCTGCAAAGTCACATACCCCACAATAAGAACCACATAATGCAAAGAGACTTAAGAGTTTAGCTTTTTGTTACCTTTCTCAGACGGCTGTGCTTTCCAAGAGCCCAGTTAGTCATAATCAGAGCCGCAACAGCCAAGAAAACGTATCCCGCAACGGTCTGAGTAGCGATGTTGAATCCTAGCCACTGGTAAATCTCTGTCGTGTAATTAGCACACGTAACAATATTGAAGAGGAAGCCACGCGGGATCTGGTACCCTCCAGAGCCACTAGGGTCTCTAAGATTCTTCAACAGAATGTGACAGTAAAAGTTTGCGACTTggcaaaccaaaccaaacccgaaaccaatCTTCATCTGAAGGTCACTCACCGGCGTGTACAAAGGGTGGTTCACGTAATAAGCGATGTAAGCACCAAAGGTCCAGTAGTAAGCACAGTTCCTGAACACGTTCCCTATCGGTGAAGTCGCGTGGCTGAACCTATGGACGAAGAACGTTTCCATGATCCGTTTGAAGTAGTGAAAGCACCAGTAGTACATGGCGTAGGTCTGGACCGGGTGGATCACACGGTCTTGGCCGTAGCCGAGGTATTTGTAAACAGGGAAGTAGTAGAAGACCGGGTAGATTAAGAGCGGGCCGAGATACTCGAAGAAGAAGAGCGTGCGGTATGAGACTTGTGCTCCCAAGTCCTTGAAGACTACGGTTAAGGAGTCAGTGTTGCCATCGCAGTACTCTTTGAGTGACTTCTTGCTGTTGAGGACAACAGGTTTGTCCTTTGACCCAGGAGAGACAGGAAGAGTCAGTCTTTGCCTCGATGGGTAAAACTTCTTAGCTGTTACGAAACAACATAACCCGAATCACACACAGTCCATAATAACATTAGTAAAGCTATTCTAGATGTGAAGAAAGGGACTTCAAGCTCTGTG
The nucleotide sequence above comes from Brassica napus cultivar Da-Ae chromosome A9, Da-Ae, whole genome shotgun sequence. Encoded proteins:
- the LOC106415464 gene encoding very-long-chain enoyl-CoA reductase yields the protein MKVTVVSRSGREVLKAPLDLPDSATVADLQEAFHKRAKKFYPSRQRLTLPVSPGSKDKPVVLNSKKSLKEYCDGNTDSLTVVFKDLGAQVSYRTLFFFEYLGPLLIYPVFYYFPVYKYLGYGQDRVIHPVQTYAMYYWCFHYFKRIMETFFVHRFSHATSPIGNVFRNCAYYWTFGAYIAYYVNHPLYTPVSDLQMKIGFGFGLVCQVANFYCHILLKNLRDPSGSGGYQIPRGFLFNIVTCANYTTEIYQWLGFNIATQTVAGYVFLAVAALIMTNWALGKHSRLRKIFDGRDGKPKYPRRWVILPPFL